In one Pseudarthrobacter sp. NBSH8 genomic region, the following are encoded:
- a CDS encoding acetyl-CoA C-acetyltransferase, giving the protein MKTESNFRLSDPRDVVIIGAARTAQGRLLGQLAPLSAVELGGAAIAGALSRASVPADTVDAVIMGQVLQSGTGQNPARQSAVAAGIPLSAPAVTVNKVCLSGLSAIIEAARMLRLGDAAVVVAGGQESMSQAPRLVAGTRTGNAYGALTLVDAAAQDGLTDAFDHEAMGLATDRANSALGISRATQDAVAVTSHLRAAAAQDSGVWAQEIIPVKVPTRKGVLEITEDEGIRPDASQESLARLRPAFSPDGTVTAGNASPLTDGAAAVVLTTRETAQRHGWDVLAVLRAHGQIAGPDTSLPDKPAKAIRAALLREGWTAEELDLIEINEAFASVASHSRELLGVSEDRINIHGGAVAIGHPIGASGARLVVTAVHELIRRETGRAAVALCGGGGQGDALLLER; this is encoded by the coding sequence GTGAAAACAGAATCTAACTTCCGACTATCCGACCCGAGGGATGTCGTCATTATCGGCGCAGCACGCACCGCTCAGGGACGACTGCTGGGCCAATTGGCACCACTTTCCGCCGTCGAACTGGGCGGAGCGGCCATCGCTGGCGCCCTCTCACGGGCCAGCGTCCCGGCAGATACCGTCGATGCCGTCATCATGGGCCAAGTTCTCCAGTCAGGGACCGGACAAAACCCGGCCCGGCAGAGCGCGGTCGCCGCGGGAATTCCCCTGAGCGCACCCGCCGTGACAGTGAACAAAGTGTGCCTCTCGGGACTGTCGGCCATAATCGAGGCCGCCCGAATGCTACGCCTTGGCGACGCAGCCGTAGTCGTCGCCGGCGGCCAGGAATCGATGAGCCAAGCCCCCCGCCTAGTCGCAGGCACCCGGACCGGGAATGCGTACGGAGCGCTCACTCTGGTGGACGCAGCCGCCCAGGACGGCTTAACAGACGCATTCGACCACGAGGCCATGGGCCTGGCCACTGACCGCGCCAACTCGGCATTGGGCATTTCGCGGGCAACCCAAGACGCCGTCGCCGTCACCTCCCACTTGCGGGCAGCCGCAGCCCAAGATTCAGGAGTGTGGGCCCAGGAAATCATCCCTGTGAAGGTGCCCACACGAAAGGGCGTCCTCGAAATCACCGAGGATGAAGGCATCCGCCCCGATGCTTCACAGGAGTCGCTGGCCCGTCTGCGCCCCGCCTTCTCCCCGGATGGGACGGTGACTGCGGGCAACGCCTCACCTTTGACCGATGGCGCCGCGGCAGTTGTACTGACCACCCGGGAGACCGCCCAGAGGCATGGGTGGGATGTCCTCGCAGTCCTTCGGGCCCACGGACAAATCGCCGGGCCTGACACATCCCTGCCGGACAAGCCCGCCAAAGCGATCCGCGCCGCCCTGTTGCGCGAAGGCTGGACAGCCGAAGAACTCGACCTGATCGAGATCAATGAAGCCTTCGCCTCAGTTGCATCGCATTCCAGGGAACTGCTCGGCGTGTCCGAGGACCGGATCAACATACACGGCGGCGCAGTTGCCATCGGACACCCAATCGGTGCTTCAGGAGCCCGGCTGGTTGTCACTGCCGTGCACGAACTCATCCGCCGCGAAACGGGCCGGGCCGCCGTTGCACTATGTGGAGGCGGGGGCCAGGGCGACGCCCTGCTCCTGGAACGCTGA